Proteins from one Chroococcidiopsis sp. CCMEE 29 genomic window:
- a CDS encoding RpoD/SigA family RNA polymerase sigma factor — MDTAELDAIGKLNPTAETSDSSAIDDLEEPSFESLEASAEDLSLSSTDELEFDERDGDELAAARPTGYRKTQSDDAVGAFFKEMARYPLLKADEEVELARRVRFLVEVDELQNHLQGELNHQPSKAELIAAVGLSERQFEHRLYLGRVAKRKMIRSNLRLVVSIAKRYLNRGVPFLDLIQEGAMGLNRATEKFDPDKGYKFSTYAYWWIRQAITRAIANDARTIRLPIHVVEKLNKLKKAQRELKQKLQRNPSETELAAALEIAPEHLRQLQQLRRKALSLNHRVGKEEDTELVDLLEDEDGQSPEQQMSEIMMRQDIWEVLGDVLTPREKDVISMRYGLTTSEPCTLEEVGCLFNLSRERVRQIQSKAMRKLRRPQVARRLKGWLF; from the coding sequence ATGGATACTGCGGAATTGGATGCAATTGGCAAGCTGAACCCGACAGCAGAAACTAGTGATTCCAGTGCTATTGATGATTTAGAAGAGCCATCGTTCGAAAGTTTAGAAGCGTCAGCAGAAGATCTTTCACTTTCCTCAACAGACGAGTTGGAGTTTGATGAGCGAGACGGAGATGAATTAGCAGCAGCGCGACCTACAGGTTATCGTAAAACCCAATCTGATGACGCAGTGGGAGCATTTTTTAAAGAAATGGCGCGTTATCCCCTGCTCAAAGCAGATGAAGAAGTTGAATTAGCGCGTCGGGTGCGGTTTTTAGTAGAAGTTGATGAACTCCAAAATCATTTGCAGGGTGAACTCAATCATCAACCGAGCAAAGCAGAACTGATAGCAGCAGTGGGGTTATCAGAACGTCAATTTGAACATCGCCTGTATCTAGGTAGAGTAGCAAAACGCAAGATGATTCGCTCAAACTTGCGATTGGTAGTGTCGATCGCCAAGCGATATCTGAATCGAGGAGTGCCGTTCCTGGATCTAATTCAGGAAGGAGCAATGGGACTAAATCGAGCGACGGAAAAGTTTGATCCTGATAAAGGCTATAAATTTTCTACTTATGCTTATTGGTGGATTAGACAAGCAATCACACGAGCGATCGCTAATGATGCTAGAACAATTCGACTGCCTATTCACGTCGTCGAAAAGCTGAACAAGCTCAAAAAAGCCCAACGAGAACTCAAGCAAAAACTGCAACGTAATCCCTCCGAAACCGAATTAGCAGCAGCTTTAGAAATTGCACCCGAACATTTGCGCCAATTACAGCAGTTGCGACGCAAAGCTTTATCGCTTAACCATCGAGTTGGGAAAGAAGAAGACACCGAACTGGTAGATCTGCTAGAAGATGAGGATGGTCAATCTCCTGAACAGCAGATGAGTGAAATCATGATGCGTCAAGATATTTGGGAGGTGCTAGGTGATGTGCTGACTCCCAGGGAAAAAGACGTGATTTCTATGAGATACGGTCTGACAACTAGCGAACCCTGTACCCTTGAAGAAGTGGGCTGCTTGTTCAACCTTTCTCGGGAGCGAGTGCGGCAAATTCAAAGTAAAGCTATGCGGAAACTGCGGCGGCCCCAGGTAGCTAGACGCTTAAAGGGTTGGCTCTTTTGA
- the priA gene encoding primosomal protein N' yields the protein MYTPGLDLSTIVVAEPGAFYQSSSTHNGWIEVLVDCPGAQGIYIYRLPIGLEVQPGDILSVPFGASQVGAIAIRMVDQPPADLAPDKIRDIEDVVSGGFFPTAYWELLNRVAAYYYTPLIQVIRVALPPGLLGRSQRRIRLVGEVKHGADAFLSSTARQILALLQAQSSGDYSFAYIQRQVRGANRGLRELLRVSLVESYIEPPRLTRPKLQKAVTLVGTGFERDVTPRQQEVLEVLRRHGGDMWLSEVLQVCSTSSSTLKALEQKGYIAIQEREVLRREQGPLLAADQPKPLTADQSQALATISQLDGFAQVLLHGVTGSGKTEVYLQAIAPLLQQRKSALVLVPEIGLTPQLTDRFRARFGNKVCVYHSALSDGERYDTWRQMLTGEPQVVIGTRSAVFAPLPQLSLIILDEEHDSSFKQDSPIPTYHARNVAQWRAELENCPLILGSATPSLETWVGVRGEGRGARGEGAEDKMFNSSFPPASPAPPASPAPPARPHSSSQNHYLSLPERIQSRPLPPVEVVDMRQELQQGNRSIFSRSLQEALQQLQERGQQGILFIHRRGHSTFVSCRSCGYVLECPNCDVSLSYHHTEVGAPELLRCHYCNFGRSHPRNCPECSSPYLKFFGSGTQRVAQELTRQFPQLRFIRFDGDTTRTKGAHRTLLTRFANGEADLLVGTQMLTKGLDLPQVTVVGVVAADGLLHLADYRASERAFQTLTQVAGRAGRGDDPGRVIVQTYSPEHPVIQAMQRHDYEAFTTAELQQRVDLNYPPYGRLILLRLSSTDAAEVENTAQLLATELNNSNTCGYEILGPAPASIVRVANRYRWQILLKFAQAVLPLPDWNSLRSLCPSSVSLTIDVDPLNLM from the coding sequence ATGTATACTCCTGGTTTGGATTTATCAACTATTGTGGTGGCTGAGCCTGGAGCGTTCTACCAGTCTAGCTCGACTCACAATGGTTGGATTGAAGTGCTGGTAGATTGTCCAGGAGCACAAGGAATATATATTTACAGGCTACCAATTGGTTTAGAGGTGCAGCCAGGGGATATTTTGAGTGTGCCGTTTGGCGCTTCTCAGGTGGGAGCGATCGCCATTCGGATGGTAGACCAACCCCCAGCAGATTTAGCACCAGACAAAATCCGAGATATTGAGGATGTGGTGAGTGGAGGATTTTTCCCAACGGCTTACTGGGAATTGCTGAATCGCGTGGCGGCATATTACTACACTCCGCTGATCCAGGTGATTCGTGTTGCTCTGCCACCAGGATTGCTGGGGCGATCGCAGCGGCGCATTCGCCTAGTAGGGGAAGTTAAGCACGGTGCCGATGCTTTCCTGAGTTCAACTGCGCGTCAGATTTTGGCACTCCTCCAAGCTCAAAGCAGTGGAGACTATAGCTTTGCTTACATCCAACGTCAGGTCAGAGGAGCGAATCGAGGCTTACGGGAATTGCTGCGGGTGTCTTTAGTAGAAAGCTACATAGAACCCCCGCGGCTAACTCGGCCGAAACTCCAGAAAGCTGTGACTTTAGTAGGAACTGGTTTTGAGCGTGATGTGACACCTCGGCAACAGGAAGTTTTGGAAGTGCTGCGGCGGCATGGTGGCGATATGTGGCTGAGCGAGGTGTTGCAGGTTTGTAGCACCAGTTCTTCTACCCTCAAGGCACTAGAACAAAAGGGCTACATTGCGATCCAAGAACGGGAAGTATTAAGGAGAGAGCAGGGACCATTGCTAGCAGCGGATCAACCCAAGCCCTTGACAGCAGATCAATCTCAAGCATTGGCAACGATTAGCCAGCTGGATGGATTTGCTCAGGTGTTGTTGCATGGGGTAACAGGATCGGGGAAGACAGAGGTGTATTTACAAGCGATCGCTCCTCTCCTCCAGCAAAGAAAATCTGCCCTAGTTCTAGTTCCGGAAATTGGTCTGACACCCCAGCTAACCGATCGGTTTCGCGCCCGCTTTGGTAACAAGGTTTGTGTCTATCACAGCGCCCTCTCTGATGGCGAACGTTACGACACCTGGCGGCAAATGCTCACCGGAGAGCCGCAAGTGGTGATTGGCACCCGTTCGGCTGTGTTTGCCCCCTTGCCTCAGCTGAGTCTAATTATCCTCGATGAAGAACACGACAGCAGTTTCAAGCAAGACTCCCCCATTCCCACTTACCACGCCCGTAACGTTGCCCAATGGCGAGCAGAATTAGAAAACTGTCCCTTAATTTTAGGTTCCGCTACTCCCTCATTGGAGACTTGGGTGGGTGTGAGGGGCGAGGGGCGAGGGGCGAGGGGCGAGGGAGCAGAAGACAAAATGTTTAATTCCTCCTTTCCCCCTGCTTCCCCTGCTCCCCCTGCTTCCCCTGCTCCCCCTGCTCGTCCTCACTCTTCATCCCAGAACCACTACCTGTCTCTCCCAGAGCGCATTCAATCGCGTCCGCTGCCGCCTGTAGAAGTGGTGGATATGCGGCAGGAGTTGCAGCAAGGCAATCGCTCAATTTTCAGCCGATCGCTCCAGGAGGCTTTGCAACAACTGCAAGAACGGGGGCAACAAGGCATCTTATTTATTCATCGTCGGGGACACAGTACATTTGTTTCTTGCCGCAGCTGTGGTTATGTGCTTGAGTGTCCTAACTGTGATGTCTCTTTGTCGTATCATCACACTGAAGTCGGAGCGCCTGAGTTGCTGCGGTGTCATTACTGCAACTTTGGGCGATCGCATCCGCGTAATTGCCCTGAATGCAGTTCCCCTTACTTAAAGTTTTTCGGCAGTGGCACTCAGCGAGTTGCCCAGGAATTGACGCGGCAGTTTCCCCAATTACGGTTTATCCGGTTTGATGGCGATACCACCCGTACCAAGGGAGCGCATCGGACGCTGCTAACCCGCTTTGCCAATGGGGAAGCCGACTTATTAGTAGGGACTCAAATGCTAACTAAAGGTCTGGATCTCCCGCAAGTTACAGTGGTGGGCGTTGTGGCAGCTGATGGATTGCTCCATTTGGCAGACTACCGAGCATCAGAGCGGGCTTTTCAAACCTTAACTCAAGTGGCAGGTCGTGCTGGTCGAGGAGACGATCCAGGGCGGGTGATTGTGCAAACTTACTCGCCAGAGCATCCAGTAATTCAGGCGATGCAGCGGCATGATTATGAAGCTTTCACCACGGCAGAATTACAACAAAGAGTAGATCTGAACTATCCCCCCTACGGGCGGCTGATTTTGTTACGACTGAGCAGCACTGATGCAGCGGAAGTAGAGAATACTGCCCAACTGTTGGCGACTGAGTTAAACAATAGCAACACCTGTGGGTATGAGATTTTAGGACCAGCGCCAGCTAGTATTGTGCGGGTGGCTAACCGTTACCGTTGGCAGATTTTGCTTAAGTTTGCTCAAGCAGTATTGCCCTTGCCAGATTGGAATTCCTTGCGATCGCTCTGCCCCTCTTCCGTTAGCCTAACAATTGATGTTGACCCATTAAATTTAATGTGA
- a CDS encoding Uma2 family endonuclease, protein MTSTEIPFALGSTLPDHTQLPDSDGKFVKNFQEHPQSILLTDSIRPVLQQLHPDGNYCIGQDCGIYWRVTDPPERGAEAPDWFYVPNVPSTLNGQFRRSYVLWQEYVAPLIVLKFVSGDGSEERDRTPITGKFWVYEQAIRVPFYGIYEVNQARVEVYHLIEGRYEQMQPNQRGHYPVTLLGVELGIWQGRYLNLELPWLRWWDAQGNLLLSGAEIAQQAEARAQQAELQLEQERLRAERLAERLRAMGIDPEAGV, encoded by the coding sequence ATGACCTCAACAGAAATCCCATTTGCCCTTGGTTCAACCCTACCTGACCATACCCAGTTACCAGACTCGGATGGCAAGTTTGTGAAAAACTTTCAGGAACATCCTCAGAGCATCCTGCTGACAGACTCTATTAGACCTGTGTTGCAACAGCTACATCCTGATGGTAATTATTGCATTGGTCAAGATTGCGGTATCTACTGGCGGGTAACAGATCCCCCAGAAAGAGGCGCTGAAGCACCAGATTGGTTTTATGTTCCCAATGTCCCATCGACTTTAAACGGTCAATTCCGGCGGTCTTATGTGCTGTGGCAGGAATACGTAGCGCCGCTGATTGTACTGAAATTTGTTTCTGGAGATGGCTCAGAAGAACGTGACAGAACACCCATCACAGGAAAGTTTTGGGTTTATGAGCAAGCGATTCGAGTCCCTTTCTATGGCATTTATGAAGTAAACCAGGCGCGAGTGGAAGTTTATCACCTAATTGAAGGACGCTATGAGCAAATGCAGCCGAATCAGCGCGGACACTACCCAGTTACTCTCCTAGGCGTTGAATTAGGCATTTGGCAGGGTCGATACCTAAATTTAGAACTCCCCTGGTTACGTTGGTGGGATGCTCAAGGAAACCTGTTGTTGTCCGGGGCAGAAATAGCACAGCAGGCAGAAGCACGAGCACAGCAGGCAGAATTGCAGCTAGAACAGGAACGTCTCCGCGCTGAACGCTTGGCGGAACGGTTAAGAGCAATGGGCATTGATCCTGAAGCAGGCGTATGA
- the murJ gene encoding murein biosynthesis integral membrane protein MurJ, with product MSKQQKPSRSLTGIAGIVAAATLLSKLVALVRQQAIAAAFGVGVAANAYNYAYVIPGFLLVLLGGVNGPIHSAIVSVLAKRDKEDAAPLVETITTLVSGALLLLTIVLFIFADFFINLVGPGLSPTAHAIATQQLRVMSPMALLAGLIGIGFGTLNTANQYWLLSISPVFSSITIIAGLGILALQLGNQITAPQYVLVGGLVLAWGTLAGAILQWLVQLIAQWRLGLGTLRLRFDFHSSGVQEVIKVMGPATFSSGMMQINVYTDLFFASVIPGAAAAFNYANLLVQTPLGIISNVILLPLLPMLSRLTDPADWGNLKLRIRQGLILTALTMLPLGALIVALAVPIVRVIYERYAFDQAASQLVASVLMAYGIGMFVYLGRDVLVRVFYALGDGDTPFRVSVVNIFLNALLDYIFVRPFGAPGIVLATVGVNITSTLMFVWLLDRKLNGLPLREWSLPILGLTGGSFVAGVASWGTLRILQQVWGSEGLPIQLLQLSLSALVGLSIYALIAAQMKLPEVDIFVSRLRQRFGKG from the coding sequence GTGTCCAAACAACAGAAGCCCTCTCGTTCTCTGACTGGAATTGCTGGAATTGTTGCTGCTGCAACCCTGCTGAGTAAACTCGTAGCGCTGGTGCGCCAGCAAGCGATCGCCGCCGCCTTTGGTGTGGGTGTTGCTGCTAATGCTTATAACTACGCCTACGTCATCCCTGGCTTTTTGTTAGTGTTGCTAGGCGGAGTGAATGGACCAATTCACAGTGCTATTGTCAGCGTTTTAGCCAAGCGTGACAAAGAAGATGCTGCTCCCTTAGTAGAAACCATTACCACGCTGGTGAGCGGGGCGCTATTGCTCCTAACTATTGTCCTGTTCATCTTTGCCGATTTTTTCATTAACTTAGTAGGACCCGGCTTAAGTCCAACAGCCCATGCGATCGCTACCCAACAGCTTCGCGTTATGTCCCCAATGGCACTTTTGGCAGGACTAATTGGAATTGGGTTTGGCACCCTGAATACAGCAAATCAATACTGGCTACTCTCGATCAGTCCTGTATTTTCTAGTATTACAATTATCGCGGGTCTTGGTATCTTAGCCCTGCAACTGGGCAACCAGATTACCGCTCCTCAATACGTTCTAGTGGGTGGACTAGTTTTGGCTTGGGGAACCTTGGCAGGGGCGATCTTACAGTGGTTGGTGCAGCTGATCGCCCAATGGCGGTTAGGACTTGGTACGTTACGCCTGCGGTTTGACTTTCACTCCTCTGGGGTGCAGGAAGTGATCAAAGTGATGGGTCCAGCAACATTTTCTTCCGGGATGATGCAGATCAATGTTTATACGGATCTGTTTTTCGCTTCGGTTATTCCTGGTGCTGCTGCTGCCTTCAACTATGCCAATCTTTTAGTACAGACTCCCTTGGGAATTATCTCCAATGTGATTTTGCTGCCCTTATTGCCAATGCTTTCTCGACTGACCGATCCTGCTGATTGGGGTAATCTCAAATTGCGGATTCGGCAGGGATTAATCCTGACTGCGCTCACAATGCTGCCGCTAGGGGCGTTAATTGTTGCCTTGGCAGTTCCCATCGTGCGAGTCATTTATGAACGCTATGCCTTTGATCAGGCTGCATCGCAATTAGTAGCATCCGTACTGATGGCTTACGGGATTGGGATGTTTGTTTACTTAGGGCGTGATGTTCTGGTAAGGGTATTTTATGCTTTGGGCGATGGCGACACGCCGTTTCGCGTCAGTGTAGTAAATATATTTCTCAACGCCCTGCTAGATTACATTTTCGTTAGACCCTTTGGCGCTCCCGGTATAGTTTTGGCGACGGTAGGGGTGAATATCACCTCAACGCTCATGTTTGTATGGCTACTTGACCGCAAGCTCAATGGGTTGCCATTGCGAGAGTGGAGTTTACCTATTCTAGGTTTGACTGGTGGCAGCTTTGTAGCAGGTGTAGCCAGTTGGGGTACGCTCCGGATTTTGCAACAAGTTTGGGGTAGCGAGGGATTACCGATCCAACTACTGCAACTAAGTCTATCAGCCCTAGTCGGTCTTTCTATCTATGCCCTGATTGCCGCTCAGATGAAATTACCAGAGGTTGATATTTTTGTCTCGCGGCTACGTCAGCGCTTTGGGAAGGGCTAG
- a CDS encoding DUF3181 family protein produces the protein MVKANTREIIEALAAEIGENVYMDIAKWHLYLSDAHLHTVLAEQLYPLLTANSLEESQVRQILENIPVKIGGGKREIPLIDLVPTDCQANLMDILEEFQTKL, from the coding sequence ATGGTTAAAGCGAATACCAGAGAAATAATTGAAGCACTAGCTGCTGAGATAGGGGAAAACGTCTATATGGACATTGCCAAGTGGCATCTCTATCTATCGGATGCCCACCTGCACACTGTCCTCGCCGAACAGTTGTACCCCCTACTGACTGCTAATTCCCTAGAGGAAAGCCAAGTTCGGCAAATTCTTGAAAACATCCCCGTTAAAATCGGGGGTGGTAAGCGGGAAATTCCCCTAATTGATTTGGTGCCAACAGATTGCCAAGCCAATCTGATGGATATCTTAGAGGAATTCCAAACTAAGTTGTAG
- a CDS encoding 2TM domain-containing protein — protein sequence MPPRWPRKPDRKDPAYRRLDDRMNFAVHVAIAALFNSGLWFFHNLGSANWEWLPWVTASWIVVLLVHLVYISAIADYSETAKDAPSKST from the coding sequence ATGCCTCCTCGTTGGCCTCGCAAACCTGATCGTAAAGACCCAGCCTATCGCCGCTTAGACGATCGGATGAATTTTGCTGTTCATGTGGCGATCGCAGCTTTGTTTAATTCTGGTCTGTGGTTTTTCCATAATTTGGGCTCAGCTAACTGGGAGTGGCTGCCTTGGGTAACGGCAAGCTGGATCGTGGTACTACTGGTGCATCTAGTTTATATATCTGCGATCGCTGATTACTCTGAGACAGCCAAAGACGCACCCTCCAAATCCACCTAA
- a CDS encoding SpoIID/LytB domain-containing protein, giving the protein MATSPKQPSEDTATAQQSHAQPSNSNKVVASPSAKTDNSKPTSQTPQKTQVKQQKQPAATKARASKSKAKQQYTAPAIEIRVAIAKDTPELVIGSSNSAQILDTSGKVLQTVPSTQAFQAQTQGSALLVGNWQLPPAIWIRPTKGGYVYVGDRWYRGRVLLVSKDSKLLAVNYVDLEQYLYSVVGSEMHPTAPTEALKAQAIAARSYALVHLFRPASAWYNLGDNQRWQVYKGLEGEWNTSHQAVNSTAGQILSSQGGVVESLYAASDEIVLNAHGGAGMSQQGAYKLAAQGYNYGQILGAYYPGAELTRLELKR; this is encoded by the coding sequence GTGGCTACTTCTCCTAAACAGCCTAGTGAAGATACTGCAACAGCACAGCAGAGCCATGCTCAACCCAGCAATTCAAATAAGGTAGTAGCAAGTCCCTCAGCCAAGACTGACAATTCTAAGCCTACATCCCAAACACCACAAAAGACCCAAGTAAAGCAACAGAAGCAACCAGCAGCAACGAAGGCTCGCGCCTCAAAATCAAAAGCGAAGCAACAATACACTGCTCCGGCAATCGAAATCAGGGTAGCGATCGCCAAAGATACTCCTGAACTCGTAATTGGTTCATCAAATTCAGCCCAAATCCTAGATACCAGCGGCAAGGTTCTCCAAACAGTTCCAAGCACTCAGGCTTTTCAAGCTCAAACCCAAGGCTCAGCCTTACTAGTAGGAAACTGGCAGCTACCACCAGCAATCTGGATTCGACCGACAAAAGGTGGTTACGTTTATGTAGGCGATCGCTGGTACAGAGGTCGCGTGCTACTCGTCTCAAAAGACAGTAAGCTGCTGGCAGTCAACTATGTAGACTTAGAGCAATATCTCTACAGCGTGGTGGGCAGCGAGATGCACCCTACTGCTCCAACAGAAGCACTCAAGGCTCAAGCGATCGCTGCACGCTCTTATGCTCTGGTTCACTTATTTCGTCCAGCAAGTGCTTGGTACAACCTGGGTGACAATCAGCGCTGGCAGGTTTACAAGGGTTTAGAGGGAGAGTGGAACACCAGCCATCAAGCCGTGAATAGCACAGCTGGACAGATTTTGAGTTCTCAAGGTGGAGTGGTTGAATCTTTGTATGCTGCTTCGGATGAAATTGTGCTCAACGCTCACGGTGGTGCAGGAATGAGTCAGCAGGGAGCTTACAAGCTAGCAGCACAAGGCTATAACTATGGGCAGATTTTAGGAGCTTATTATCCTGGTGCAGAGTTGACGAGGCTGGAGTTGAAGCGGTAA
- the moaC gene encoding cyclic pyranopterin monophosphate synthase MoaC encodes MTQNFPDESKNLTHLDRQGQAQMVDVSPKMPTIREAVAAASVRMLPETFVTIEAGNAPKGDVLGTARLAGIMAAKQTSALIPLCHPLPLHKVEVQIAPDPQLPGYQIQALVKTKAETGVEMEALTAVSIAALTLYDMAKALEKSIQIESIRLVSKTGGKSGDYRFNSSLVNSAPG; translated from the coding sequence ATGACACAAAATTTTCCTGATGAGTCCAAAAACTTAACGCATCTAGATCGCCAAGGGCAAGCTCAGATGGTTGATGTTTCTCCCAAAATGCCAACTATCCGCGAAGCAGTCGCTGCTGCGAGTGTGCGGATGCTACCAGAAACCTTCGTCACAATTGAAGCGGGAAATGCCCCCAAAGGTGATGTCTTGGGAACTGCCAGACTAGCTGGAATTATGGCAGCTAAACAGACATCAGCGCTGATTCCCCTGTGTCACCCCTTGCCCCTACATAAAGTAGAAGTTCAGATCGCACCCGATCCTCAACTACCCGGTTATCAGATTCAGGCGTTAGTTAAAACTAAAGCAGAAACCGGAGTTGAAATGGAAGCACTAACAGCTGTTTCTATTGCAGCCCTCACACTCTACGACATGGCAAAGGCACTGGAGAAGTCCATCCAGATTGAATCGATTCGCCTGGTGAGTAAAACAGGTGGTAAGTCAGGTGATTACCGCTTCAACTCCAGCCTCGTCAACTCTGCACCAGGATAA
- a CDS encoding MFS transporter — translation MNVFRTLDAHLQRNLLVLFTAGLLFWSSLASLLPTLPLYIEDVGATKQQIGLVMGCFAIGLLLFRSLLGRLADQHSRKIVLLIGMSAVAIAPLGYIMVQSIPLLMVIRAFHGISIAAFTTGYSALVADIAPVRNRGEVIGYMSLVNPIGLALGPALGGYLQAWAGYTPLFLLSAGLGILGLCCTAQVLNPQVSIDQQVKTLDNQFWRLLSSPRVRVPAIVLLLVGLTFGTMSTFVPLFIKSVGVELNAGLFYTAAAIASFSVRLIAGRASDRYGRGLFITISLIFYTVAMLFLWTANSASMFLLAATLEGIGAGILIPMVAAILVDRAMPQERGRIFGVCMVGFDLGIAIAGPVLGLLAEQVGYRNMFGFAAGLTFLAIIIFLTQSSKDLPHSLRFALGRGRDVYALNRS, via the coding sequence TTGAACGTTTTTCGTACACTTGATGCCCACTTGCAACGCAACTTGCTAGTGTTATTCACCGCTGGTCTATTATTTTGGTCTAGTTTAGCTTCGTTATTACCAACACTTCCTCTCTATATTGAGGACGTGGGCGCTACAAAGCAGCAAATCGGCTTGGTGATGGGCTGTTTTGCGATTGGGCTATTGCTCTTTCGTTCTTTACTGGGGCGGTTGGCCGATCAGCATAGCCGTAAGATTGTGTTGCTGATTGGGATGAGTGCAGTAGCGATCGCGCCTTTGGGATACATCATGGTGCAGTCGATTCCGCTGTTGATGGTGATTCGGGCGTTCCATGGCATCAGTATTGCCGCTTTTACCACTGGCTATAGTGCTTTGGTTGCAGACATTGCACCCGTCAGAAATCGCGGCGAAGTGATTGGCTATATGAGCTTGGTCAATCCAATTGGTTTAGCACTAGGACCCGCGCTGGGCGGCTATTTACAAGCATGGGCTGGTTACACCCCGTTATTTTTGTTGTCAGCTGGGTTAGGAATTCTGGGGCTATGTTGTACGGCTCAAGTCCTGAACCCGCAAGTCTCAATCGATCAGCAAGTCAAGACTCTAGACAATCAATTTTGGCGATTGCTGAGTAGTCCACGCGTGCGGGTTCCAGCGATAGTGCTGTTGCTGGTTGGGTTGACATTTGGGACAATGAGTACGTTTGTGCCGTTGTTTATTAAATCAGTTGGGGTGGAATTAAACGCTGGTTTGTTTTACACAGCTGCGGCGATCGCTAGTTTTAGTGTGCGCCTGATCGCGGGACGCGCTTCAGATCGCTATGGTCGTGGTTTATTTATCACTATCAGCTTAATTTTTTACACAGTAGCTATGCTGTTTCTGTGGACAGCTAACAGCGCTAGTATGTTCTTGCTAGCGGCAACGCTGGAAGGGATTGGAGCTGGTATTTTGATTCCAATGGTTGCAGCCATACTGGTGGATAGAGCTATGCCGCAAGAACGGGGGCGAATTTTTGGTGTCTGTATGGTGGGGTTTGATTTGGGGATTGCGATCGCTGGTCCCGTGCTTGGTTTATTAGCAGAACAAGTCGGCTACCGTAATATGTTTGGTTTCGCCGCTGGGTTAACATTTTTGGCGATCATTATCTTCCTTACCCAAAGCAGCAAAGACTTACCTCATTCCCTCCGCTTTGCCCTAGGTCGAGGCAGAGATGTGTATGCTTTGAATCGATCTTGA
- a CDS encoding glycosyltransferase family 2 protein: MLVSEGFTTQNGTAAGDSLAVSVVVPVYNEVEALPHLLAAIATTLKTNQISYEIICVDDGSTDGSTEFLKQQAETRTDLKAVLLRRNYGQTAAMAAGFKYATGKAIVTLDADLQNDPEDIPQLLAKLEAGYDLVSGWRIKRQDAAVTRLLPSKIANWLIGRTTGVKLHDYGCSLKAYRSELVADMNLYGELHRFLPALAYIEGARIAELPVRHHARRFGRSKYGLWRTFRVLMDLLTISFMKKFLTRPMHVFGLFGLLSIALGMLLGLYLTFLKLGLGQSIGNRPLLFLAVLLLLTGVQLFCFGLLAELLMRTYHESQGRPIYRVREVVGKNVK, from the coding sequence ATGTTAGTTTCTGAAGGGTTTACCACGCAGAATGGGACTGCTGCTGGGGATAGCTTAGCTGTTTCAGTGGTGGTGCCGGTATATAACGAAGTCGAGGCTTTACCGCATTTGCTGGCGGCGATCGCTACTACCTTGAAGACAAACCAGATCAGCTACGAAATTATCTGTGTGGATGATGGCTCTACAGATGGTTCCACTGAATTTCTCAAGCAACAAGCTGAAACTCGCACAGATTTAAAAGCTGTGCTTCTGCGTCGCAACTATGGTCAAACCGCAGCAATGGCAGCTGGATTTAAATATGCCACAGGTAAAGCCATTGTCACCTTAGATGCCGATCTGCAAAACGACCCCGAAGATATTCCACAGTTACTTGCCAAACTAGAAGCAGGCTATGACTTAGTGAGTGGTTGGCGTATCAAACGGCAAGATGCGGCTGTAACCCGCTTACTGCCTTCCAAGATTGCCAATTGGCTGATTGGGCGAACTACAGGAGTGAAATTGCACGATTACGGCTGTTCACTCAAAGCCTACCGATCAGAATTGGTAGCAGATATGAATCTCTACGGCGAGTTACATAGATTTTTACCAGCTTTGGCATACATTGAAGGGGCGAGAATTGCGGAACTGCCAGTACGGCACCATGCCCGTCGCTTTGGTCGGAGTAAGTACGGATTGTGGCGGACGTTCCGGGTGTTGATGGATCTGCTCACGATTTCGTTTATGAAAAAGTTCCTAACGCGACCGATGCACGTATTTGGACTATTTGGTCTGCTTTCAATCGCTTTAGGGATGTTATTAGGGCTTTACTTAACTTTCTTAAAACTCGGTCTGGGTCAGAGTATTGGCAATCGCCCGTTGCTGTTTTTGGCGGTGCTGCTGTTGCTAACTGGGGTGCAACTGTTTTGTTTTGGGTTATTGGCAGAGCTGCTGATGCGTACTTATCATGAATCGCAGGGTCGCCCCATCTATCGCGTGCGGGAGGTTGTGGGTAAAAATGTTAAGTAA